In one window of Streptomyces kaniharaensis DNA:
- a CDS encoding pyridoxamine 5'-phosphate oxidase family protein: MEPDHTPTADALLDERHCRRLLAGASVGRVVYTVGALPAVLPIRYRLGWDGSVLLRAAARSELVRAVSGALVAFEAGEVDETDGTGWSVTVLGRADVSAVSEDPTAGSAAPQAQPPGQVSIRIRPELVTGRLLP; the protein is encoded by the coding sequence ATGGAACCCGACCACACCCCCACCGCGGACGCTCTGCTGGACGAGCGGCACTGCCGGCGTCTTCTGGCAGGTGCCTCGGTCGGCCGCGTGGTCTACACGGTCGGCGCCCTGCCGGCCGTGCTGCCGATCCGCTACCGGCTCGGCTGGGACGGCAGCGTGCTGCTGCGCGCCGCCGCCCGGTCCGAACTGGTGCGGGCGGTCTCCGGCGCGCTGGTGGCGTTCGAGGCCGGGGAGGTCGACGAGACGGACGGAACGGGCTGGAGCGTGACCGTGCTGGGGCGCGCGGACGTCTCGGCCGTCTCCGAGGACCCCACCGCCGGGTCGGCGGCCCCGCAGGCCCAGCCGCCCGGCCAGGTCTCGATCCGGATCCGACCCGAACTGGTCACCGGCCGCCTCCTGCCCTGA